A genomic window from Euwallacea fornicatus isolate EFF26 chromosome 30, ASM4011564v1, whole genome shotgun sequence includes:
- the boss gene encoding uncharacterized protein boss, with amino-acid sequence MLSSRSKRNTKFSTMLYIKILPLLLISSGCEVRAQYAPNQTSSSGDELSVTVIFNSDSCKKLNALSYKETTITEAATWVTERINFLEVLSPLRLSLAVRHSCSEVEFLKTIFEVFESPTYSLGVAVINQPSDRAAKFSELLGVKMRRRRQLNGYLVKATVQFLRVMGWKENVTLIARNELILDSFYLNLKEERICVRRCYVYDDPRSIALNGTGENPLVFFGTESDITQFVGNDTHLDEKFAANTILFVPLNGDVPLGLPEESFVVLPPHTLSGKNSHKIFPTPLLLEIAAPILSFAVEAKSSIAAHCNETAQKIGCMRTDPIDTLHLVPIISPKETLGALKILQLEEHFVYNIFKVESPLSNESFTNIYMKPFRKLYSYNLFFDNLTLLDESFEPPYYNNSEAPQEDKICTDLRKIGKEIFWNSLVTFRDVSWIYAFLSLSLLGVIFCVAILIFLLMAIFQRRVLEGNPSMTLLLLFAVMLLFCSILPFSIEPTKSTRKALCQVKALTITLSYAAVFSLLLSRSIVLSSAAKEIGFMSHIAGQVQSFLCLFIIGVQAALSLQVFGTCDGLFVKGLDFLYLMSYNTILLIILVCLTPLIYKSQRNYREGKYFTFAIILTGVVWCVWLPGFAILGSEWKEMMVCLGLVSTGAVCLGVIFIPRTYLMTIAAERDKITSALPSLTTATSAMDLYRAHPQPIYDCINIAAVNAATVARAGVTPSAPARTNLQQPDLYSCPALPEDIDFELCCDSPTNPDKVTRF; translated from the exons ATGCTGTCATCGCGTAGCAAGAGGAACACCAAATTTTCCACCATGCTGTACATAAAAATTCTACCACTTTTGCTCATAAGTTCTGGTTGTGAAGTGCGAGCTCAATACGCCCCGAACCAGACCAGCAGTTCCGGCGATGAGTTAAGTGTGACTGTGATCTTCAATAGTGATAGTTGCAAGAAGTTAAACGCCTTAAGTTACAAAGAAACAACGATCACGGAAGCTGCGACATGGGTGACTGAGAGAATCAACTTCTTGGAAGTCCTGAGTCCCCTGAGACTGTCGTTGGCCGTACGCCATTCGTGCTCAGAAGTGGAGTTTCTGAAGACGATCTTCGAGGTGTTCGAAAGTCCCACGTATAGTTTGGGGGTTGCAGTGATAAATCAGCCCAGCGATAGAGCGGCGAAGTTTAGCGAGTTGTTAGGGGTGAAAATGAGGAGAAGGCGGCAGCTGAACGGGTACTTGGTTAAAGCAACAGTTCAGTTTCTGAGAGTGATGGGATGGAAGGAGAATGTTACTTTGATCGCTAGAAACGAACTGATACTTGATTCTTTTTACTTGAATTTGAAGGAGGAGAGGATTTGCGTCAGGAGATGTTACGTATACGA CGATCCAAGGTCAATAGCCTTGAATGGAACCGGTGAAAATCCGCTAGTGTTTTTTGGAACCGAATCGGACATTACTCAGTTTGTGGGCAATGACACACATTTAGATGAGAAATTTGCCGCAAacacaattttatttgttccACTAAATGGAGACGTGCCTTTAG GTCTTCCCGAAGAAAGCTTCGTGGTTTTACCGCCTCATACCCTATCTGGGAAAAATAGCCATAAAATTTTCCCCACGCCACTATTGCTGGAAATTGCAGCCCCAATTTTAAGCTTTGCCGTGGAAGCCAAAAGCTCCATTGCGGCACATTGTAATGAAACTGCACAGAAAATCGGTTGCATGAGGACTGACCCAATTGACACGCTGCATCTGGTACCAATAATTTCCCCGAAGGAGACACTCGGAGCCCTGAAAATTCTGCAACTGGAAGaacattttgtttacaatatttttaaggtCGAGTCTCCATTATCAAACGAATCTTTCACTAACATCTACATGAAACCTTTCCGGAAACTCTACTCGTACAACTTGTTCTTCGATAATTTGACTCTGCTTGACGAATCCTTCGAACCACCATACTATAACAATTCTGAAGCACCTCAAGAGGATAAAATATGCACAGACTTGAGGAAGATTggcaaagaaatattttggaacTCGTTGGTCACATTCAGGGACGTTTCGTGGATCTACGCCTTTCTATCGCTATCCCTCCTGGGGGTAATCTTTTGCGTTGCCATCCTGATATTCTTGCTGATGGCCATATTCCAAAGGAGAGTTCTTGAAGGCAACCCCTCAATGACGCTTCTCCTGCTCTTCGCCGTAATGCTCCTTTTCTGCTCAATTTTGCCGTTCAGCATTGAGCCAACGAAGTCGACTCGTAAAGCCCTTTGCCAAGTAAAAGCGCTGACCATAACTCTAAGTTACGCTGCTGTGTTCTCCCTCCTGCTATCCAGAAGCATCGTGCTGAGCTCCGCTGCAAAGGAAATCGGTTTCATGTCACACATAGCTGGTCAAGTGCAATCGTTCCTCTGCCTCTTCATAATTGGAGTTCAAGCAGCCTTGAGCTTGCAAGTTTTCGGGACTTGTGACGGCTTATTCGTTAAAGGCCTCGATTTCCTCTACCTCATGTCTTATAACACAAtacttttaattatattagtCTGCCTCACTCCTCTGATCTACAAAAGTCAAAGAAATTACAGAGAAGGGAAGTACTTCACATTCGCCATAATTTTGACAGGGGTAGTGTGGTGCGTCTGGCTACCCGGTTTCGCCATCCTCGGCAGTGAGTGGAAGGAAATGATGGTTTGCTTAGGACTGGTTTCAACCGGTGCAGTATGTCTGGGGGTCATATTTATACCCCGGACCTACTTAATGACTATAGCTGCCGAGAGAGACAAAATTACCAGCGCCCTGCCGTCTCTGACTACTGCTACAAGTGCTATGGACCTCTACAGAGCCCATCCACAG CCCATTTACGACTGCATTAACATAGCAGCAGTTAACGCAGCCACAGTGGCCAGGGCCGGAGTCACCCCGAGTGCACCGGCGAGGACTAATCTTCAACAACCGGATCTGTATTCGTGCCCTGCGTTGCCCGAAGATATTGATTTCGAATTGTGTTGTGATTCGCCTACTAATCCAGACAAAGTTACACGTTTTTAA